One window of the Dermacentor andersoni chromosome 10, qqDerAnde1_hic_scaffold, whole genome shotgun sequence genome contains the following:
- the LOC140213700 gene encoding uncharacterized protein, protein MVRDRLSAYLEARGTFADTMFGFRPHLSAQDVLLQLHHDVTEPTTMRQNEKAVLALDLRGAFDNVKHSSILANVCTTNCGQKTFDYIRAFLSNHAVFIRLDSTEHGPCPLGTRGTPQGAVLSPLLINLAMLNLPSLLQKVEGIHHALYADDITIWTNTGSPAQIEERLQQAALLVDTYAASCGLECSPSKSALLSVSRLPSPQISLPSGPVPSVQDLRILGVHLVSSLDPNGTTAALLRTSEQVSRMIRRVSTKRGGLRGTQSLQLAQAFVTSRVLYASPYLRLRRHHEHQLDILLRFVYKRALDLPIATSNRRFAALGVHNSFAELREAHRVNQLTRLSQTPCGRRLLNRLGLSSISNPVPPSPIPELWRQKLWVKSLPRNRNPEQHPGRRQARAAALQARHSERPGVFYVDVSGPSPSGHFTAAVITEGHHVDGLSFRADTVTHAEEVAIALAASNPTTRTILTDSRSACSRYIQGSLTPLAASLLRAASWRFNPHSISIIWTPGHTGLPGNEAANAAARASFLRAAAPSCPASDPGNSSLTRYSDILDYYRTLRRLYPNPARGLAKADELLLRRLQTNTFLSPAVARHFMPEISGTCPTCQVLADTFHVVASCPATPLSFSSPFPIPTREAWEENLLGCSTLEAQRSLVARARAAAISNGVPE, encoded by the coding sequence ATGGTCCGCGACCGCCTTTCCGCCTACTTGGAGGCTAGGGGGACCTTTGCCGACACGATGTTTGGCTTTCGCCCGCATCTGTCGGCACAGGACGTATTGCTACAGCTCCACCACGATGTCACAGAGCCGACTACTATGCGCCAAAATGAAAAAGCCGTTCTCGCTCTCGATCTTCGGGGCGCGTTCGACAATGTCAAACACAGTAGCATTCTCGCTAATGTTTGCACCACAAACTGCGGACAGAAGACTTTCGACTACATCCGCGcttttctttctaatcacgcCGTCTTCATCCGCCTCGATTCCACCGAGCACGGCCCTTGCCCACTAGGCACACGGGGTACACCTCAAGGAGCGGTCTTGTCACCTCTACTCATCAACTTGGCCATGCTGAACCTCCCCTCCCTCCTGCAGAAGGTCGAGGGGATACACCATGCGctctatgctgacgatattaccaTTTGGACCAACACCGGCTCTCCGGCTCAAATCGAGGAACGCCTACAACAGGCGGCCCTTCTAGTGGACACTTACGCCGCTTCTTGCGGCCTAGAGTGTTCCCCATCCAAATCGGCACTCTTATCAGTCTCCCGCCTACCGTCACCCCAGATTTCTCTCCCGTCCGGCCCTGTCCCATCGGTCCAGGATCTTAGGATTCTCGGAGTTCACCTCGTGTCCTCCCTGGACCCTAACGGTACCACAGCTGCTCTCCTACGCACCAGCGAACAAGTGAGTCGTATGATTCGGCGGGTCTCTACCAAGCGTGGCGGCCTCCGAGGGACCCAGTCCCTCCAGTTGGCCCAAGCGTTTGTGACCAGTCGTGTGCTCTATGCCTCACCATACCTTCGTCTGCGTCGTCACCACGAACACCAGCTGGATATTCTTCTCCGCTTCGTGTACAAGCGCGCGCTGGACCTGCCCATCGCTACTTCCAATCGCCGCTTTGCGGCCCTGGGGGTGCACAACTCCTTCGCGGAGCTGCGGGAAGCCCATCGCGTCAATCAACTGACTCGTCTGTCGCAGACGCCTTGCGGGCGCCGCCTGCTAAACAGACTTGGCCTCAGCTCAATCTCTAACCCGGTCCCTCCCTCCCCGATACCGGAACTCTGGCGCCAGAAGCTATGGGTGAAGTCACTCCCCCGCAACAGGAATCCCGAACAACACCCCGGTCGCAGGCAAGCGCGTGCCGCAGCCCTCCAGGCGCGCCACTCCGAACGCCCCGGCGTATTCTACGTAGATGTCTCGGGCCCTTCCCCCTCAGGTCACTTCACGGCCGCTGTGATCACCGAGGGTCACCACGTCGATGGCCTCTCGTTCAGAGCCGACACTGTAACTCAtgcagaggaggttgccatcgctttGGCCGCCTCCAACCCCACCACTCGCACTATCTTGACAGATTCGCGCTCAGCCTGTTCTCGATACATCCAGGGTTCCCTCACCCCGCTGGCGGCTAGTCTCCTTCGGGCCGCCTCCTGGCGTTTCAACCCTCACTCCATCAGCATAATCTGGACCCCAGGCCACACAGGTCTTCCCGGCAATGAGGCGGCGAATGCCGCTGCCCGCGCTTCTTTCCTTCGGGCCGCTGCCCCTTCATGTCCTGCGTCGGATCCTGGCAACTCGAGCCTCACACGCTACAGCGATATTCTGGATTATTATCGCACTTTGCGCCGACTCTACCCTAACCCTGCACGCGGTTTGGCGAAAGCGGACGAACTACTACTGCGCCGCCTTCAGACCAATACTTTCCTTAGTCCGGCGGTCGCTCGGCACTTCATGCCGGAAATCTCAGGCACGTGCCCGACTTGTCAGGTCCTCGCCGATACCTTTCACGTTGTGGCTTCGTGCCCCGCCACTCCACTTTCCTTTTCATCCCCTTTCCCCATCCCTACTAGAGAGGCTTGGGAGGAGaacctgctcggctgctctaccTTGGAAGCTCAACGTTCCTTGGTGGCgcgcgcccgggcagcggccATCTCCAATGGCGTCCCGGAATAG